A DNA window from Rossellomorea marisflavi contains the following coding sequences:
- a CDS encoding sensor histidine kinase, whose protein sequence is MNIHTRFILHLLGRLILTGFLLLLSILIIFLFIAFLTMNSAIEKDLTTAEGLYFSDRVEVKDGKATIDQHLQKILQKQKSWLIILDSRGDFAGSYGAPDSVLSSKHLLSAADEVSFTDIHTWEILNMDDEPSYVMLGKHHPEKQWLSKVKDEVDWSKGEWLPSSKDQRQLKKEGVWIQLTDPDGNVLQAYGDRPPSENYTYKDILQLDDPDQSVHQDPLSGKILISGIHPPAEAPISVPIHNGWFIALIVIALLILFSTFWYARNLGTPLLIMVKWIKQLSDGQYSQPVNQVGESTIYKKNGKLKRNYRLYKELFSQLSKLTDTLKSNERHEKKVVSSREEWISGLSHDLKTPLSSITGYAQMLQSDQYEWTPEEIRDFAGTIVDKSAFMKDLLDDLTLVYQLNSQALPIRKERTDINEAVRRSVIYFINTAQADIRFLPTETPMLGMVDRKWFQRILDNLLSNAIKHNGDGTTITISTEAIENQLLVIKIEDDGEGMDSETLSHLFQRFYRGTNTSDSGSGTGLGMAITKQLIELHNGSINVQSAPDEGTRVRVILPL, encoded by the coding sequence ATGAATATCCATACTCGATTCATCCTCCACCTCCTCGGTCGCCTGATCCTGACCGGCTTCCTATTATTGCTGTCGATCTTGATCATTTTCTTATTCATCGCGTTCCTCACCATGAATTCTGCCATTGAAAAAGACCTCACCACCGCAGAAGGACTCTATTTTTCCGACAGGGTCGAGGTCAAGGATGGCAAAGCAACCATCGATCAACATTTACAAAAAATTCTTCAAAAGCAAAAGAGCTGGTTGATCATCCTGGACTCCAGGGGAGACTTTGCCGGATCTTACGGTGCTCCCGATTCCGTTCTCTCTTCAAAACATCTTCTTTCGGCTGCCGATGAGGTCTCCTTTACCGATATCCATACGTGGGAGATCCTGAATATGGACGATGAACCGTCCTACGTGATGCTCGGGAAACATCATCCTGAGAAGCAATGGTTGAGCAAGGTGAAAGATGAGGTCGATTGGAGTAAAGGAGAATGGTTGCCTTCGTCAAAAGATCAGCGGCAACTAAAAAAAGAGGGTGTGTGGATTCAACTGACCGACCCTGATGGCAATGTTCTTCAAGCTTATGGAGACCGGCCACCTTCAGAGAACTACACGTACAAGGACATCCTTCAGCTGGATGATCCGGATCAGTCCGTGCACCAAGATCCCCTCTCAGGAAAGATCCTGATATCAGGGATTCACCCTCCTGCTGAAGCACCCATTTCGGTACCGATCCATAACGGGTGGTTCATCGCGCTTATCGTCATTGCCCTCCTGATCTTGTTCAGCACCTTTTGGTATGCACGGAATCTCGGCACCCCTCTCTTGATCATGGTTAAATGGATCAAGCAGCTCTCTGACGGTCAATACTCCCAACCGGTCAACCAGGTCGGGGAATCCACGATCTATAAGAAAAACGGGAAGCTTAAACGGAATTATCGTCTATACAAAGAACTTTTCAGCCAGCTATCCAAGCTGACGGACACACTGAAGAGCAACGAGAGGCACGAAAAGAAGGTGGTCAGCTCAAGGGAAGAGTGGATCAGCGGACTATCGCATGATTTGAAAACCCCCTTATCATCCATTACCGGATATGCCCAGATGCTGCAGTCCGATCAATATGAGTGGACTCCTGAAGAAATAAGGGATTTTGCCGGTACAATCGTGGATAAGTCCGCATTCATGAAGGATCTCCTTGATGATCTCACCCTCGTTTATCAGCTCAACAGCCAAGCCCTGCCCATTAGGAAAGAAAGGACAGATATCAACGAAGCGGTGCGGAGGAGCGTCATTTATTTCATCAATACGGCACAAGCCGATATCCGCTTCCTTCCTACGGAAACCCCCATGCTCGGGATGGTGGACCGGAAGTGGTTTCAACGGATCCTCGACAACCTCTTATCCAATGCCATCAAACACAACGGAGATGGTACAACGATCACCATCTCCACTGAAGCCATAGAAAACCAACTATTGGTCATCAAAATTGAAGATGATGGAGAAGGAATGGATTCCGAGACCCTCTCCCACTTGTTCCAACGCTTTTACCGTGGAACAAACACAAGTGATTCCGGAAGCGGTACCGGACTCGGGATGGCCATTACGAAACAGCTGATTGAACTGCACAACGGTTCCATCAATGTACAGAGTGCACCTGACGAAGGAACAAGGGTAAGGGTCATCCTGCCCCTATAG
- a CDS encoding ABC transporter permease: MFAIAKREFFQLFKGFKSIAIILMLLVPTYYFAKFSSMFESALELTPDEADMAHSAGLLVVMIVFGQLFVMGLSHDTMNREMHERTMRFLLTRTSRRSIVAGKFLGILAFWFACITVSHVIIAIFSHRFDAFTFFQLMGLIACQVAFTVFLSTVVPVPALTMFMSIIAGILLPILGYWLAYTSNPWFSWMKYVDPNYYLVREDYTFLLMYLDAFILLLLTYIFFRRRGC; this comes from the coding sequence ATGTTTGCCATCGCCAAAAGGGAATTCTTTCAATTATTCAAGGGGTTCAAGTCCATCGCCATCATCCTCATGCTCCTTGTCCCGACGTATTATTTTGCGAAATTCTCCTCTATGTTCGAGAGCGCATTGGAGTTAACGCCCGATGAGGCGGATATGGCCCATTCAGCAGGCTTGCTGGTGGTCATGATTGTATTCGGTCAACTGTTCGTCATGGGACTGTCGCATGACACGATGAACCGGGAGATGCATGAACGGACCATGAGATTCCTGTTGACCCGTACGTCAAGGCGGTCCATCGTGGCAGGCAAGTTCCTCGGGATCCTGGCATTCTGGTTTGCTTGCATCACTGTTTCCCACGTGATCATCGCGATTTTCTCACACCGATTCGATGCTTTCACATTCTTTCAGCTCATGGGTCTCATCGCTTGTCAGGTAGCCTTTACGGTCTTCCTGTCGACGGTGGTCCCGGTGCCTGCGTTGACGATGTTTATGAGTATCATTGCCGGAATCCTCCTTCCGATCCTCGGCTACTGGTTGGCATACACCTCGAATCCATGGTTCAGCTGGATGAAGTATGTTGATCCGAACTATTATCTTGTCAGGGAAGATTATACGTTCTTGCTCATGTATCTTGATGCTTTCATTTTACTTTTACTAACATATATATTCTTCCGAAGGAGGGGATGTTGA
- a CDS encoding ABC transporter ATP-binding protein → MLMITTKGLTKSFGKNQVVKGIDLTVEKGEIFGFLGRNGAGKSTFINMLTGIVIPTSGSYSLLGEEENHNAIKHKIGVMPDYSTFYQSMTALKHLQFLAGVSGKKVSKDTCMSVLAAVGLEGHEHKKTSKFSFGMKKKLGVAQAIIHDPELIFLDEPTSGMDAESVLQIQHLIRSLQKQGKTIFMTSHNLDEVEKICNRLAIMKEGWIIKSGTMEELRAFYRSNIEVKVKHSPIPVRDQEDLEQWLSINGRDLEMEETHFHIVVEDEKKIADIIRVLNRIKVDVYRVEVDEPTLEEIFLEREEAK, encoded by the coding sequence ATGTTGATGATTACAACGAAAGGGCTGACAAAGTCGTTCGGGAAAAATCAGGTAGTCAAAGGAATCGATCTCACGGTGGAGAAGGGGGAGATCTTTGGGTTCCTCGGGAGGAACGGAGCAGGGAAATCAACGTTCATCAACATGCTGACCGGTATCGTGATACCAACTTCCGGTAGCTATTCCCTCCTAGGAGAAGAGGAGAATCACAATGCAATCAAGCACAAGATCGGCGTCATGCCTGATTATTCAACATTCTATCAATCCATGACCGCACTGAAGCATCTGCAGTTCCTTGCCGGTGTATCGGGGAAAAAGGTATCCAAGGATACGTGCATGTCGGTGCTGGCCGCCGTCGGTCTAGAAGGGCATGAACATAAAAAAACCTCCAAGTTTTCCTTCGGTATGAAGAAGAAGCTTGGAGTGGCACAGGCCATCATCCATGATCCTGAATTGATCTTCCTTGATGAACCGACTTCAGGAATGGACGCAGAGTCGGTCCTGCAGATTCAGCACCTGATCCGTTCCCTGCAGAAACAGGGGAAAACGATTTTCATGACGTCTCATAACCTCGACGAAGTGGAAAAGATCTGTAACCGTCTTGCTATCATGAAGGAGGGGTGGATTATTAAAAGCGGCACGATGGAAGAGCTGAGGGCATTTTACCGCTCGAACATTGAAGTGAAAGTCAAACATTCACCCATCCCTGTCCGTGATCAAGAGGATCTGGAACAATGGCTTTCCATTAACGGTCGGGATCTCGAAATGGAAGAAACCCATTTTCATATAGTGGTGGAGGATGAGAAGAAGATTGCTGACATCATCCGCGTCCTTAACCGGATCAAGGTTGACGTTTACCGGGTAGAGGTCGATGAACCAACCCTGGAAGAGATTTTCCTTGAAAGGGAAGAGGCAAAATAA
- the brnQ gene encoding branched-chain amino acid transport system II carrier protein, producing MNKKHIIVAGFMLFSLFFGAGNLIFPPTLGMESGHAFIPAITGFILSAVFLPFFTIITVSLSKNGLLSIGERVHPLFGMIFAIIVYLSIGAFYGIPRAANVAFELGFEQILPVQGHMPLLLFSIIFFGVTFLICLNPKKAIDLVGQWLTPALLIVLAILFIKAFFTYSYGDAPTTDKFQHSPFLTGFIEGYYTMDAIAALAFGIVIINGFRSKGMSKRSELVKGTIGAGSIAALGLILVYVSLGWIGRVIPADQAVANGAELLVLASGQLFGPSGNLIFGSIVILACLTTCVGLINACAQFFQERFTLLSYKGYVGVFTLIGLLFTNLGLNMILKIAGPLLSLIYPIAIVLVVLSLAQLFLGKSRRMFILSVGMTGAFSLYETFHSFNMVPKSLEHAVDWIPLSANGLEWTLPALLCAVIGFVWDHISGYRRTSEQWDG from the coding sequence ATGAATAAAAAACATATTATCGTAGCTGGATTCATGCTCTTTTCCCTTTTCTTCGGGGCCGGGAATCTGATTTTCCCTCCTACCCTTGGAATGGAATCAGGTCATGCATTCATACCTGCCATCACTGGCTTCATTCTCTCAGCTGTATTCCTTCCCTTCTTCACGATCATCACTGTGTCTCTTTCGAAGAATGGGCTTTTATCAATCGGTGAACGGGTTCATCCCCTTTTCGGGATGATCTTCGCCATCATCGTATACTTATCCATCGGCGCCTTCTACGGTATTCCAAGGGCCGCCAATGTGGCATTCGAGCTCGGGTTCGAACAGATTCTTCCCGTCCAGGGGCATATGCCTCTTCTCCTATTCTCGATTATCTTCTTCGGAGTGACGTTCTTGATCTGCCTGAATCCGAAGAAAGCCATCGACCTTGTGGGACAGTGGCTTACTCCAGCACTTCTCATCGTATTGGCTATTCTATTCATTAAGGCCTTTTTCACCTATTCGTACGGGGATGCACCGACAACAGACAAGTTCCAACACTCCCCGTTCCTTACGGGCTTCATTGAAGGCTATTATACAATGGACGCCATCGCAGCCCTTGCTTTCGGCATTGTCATCATAAATGGGTTCCGCTCCAAAGGAATGAGCAAACGGAGTGAGCTTGTGAAAGGGACGATCGGTGCAGGATCGATTGCCGCTCTGGGTCTCATTCTTGTATACGTATCTCTCGGATGGATCGGAAGGGTGATTCCTGCCGACCAGGCTGTTGCCAACGGCGCCGAACTCCTTGTGCTGGCATCGGGACAGCTATTCGGCCCCAGCGGGAATCTGATCTTCGGTTCAATCGTGATCCTCGCCTGCCTGACAACCTGTGTCGGTCTGATCAATGCGTGCGCTCAATTTTTCCAGGAGCGCTTCACCCTCCTTTCCTATAAAGGGTATGTCGGGGTATTCACCTTGATCGGGCTTCTCTTTACGAACCTGGGATTGAATATGATCCTCAAGATTGCTGGACCTCTTCTATCCTTGATCTATCCTATAGCCATCGTTCTTGTTGTCCTCTCCCTTGCTCAGCTCTTCCTGGGGAAAAGCAGGAGGATGTTCATCCTTTCGGTGGGGATGACGGGTGCGTTTTCACTTTATGAAACGTTCCACAGTTTCAATATGGTACCGAAAAGTCTCGAACACGCCGTAGACTGGATCCCTCTATCGGCTAATGGGTTGGAGTGGACCCTTCCCGCTCTTCTCTGTGCCGTCATCGGTTTTGTATGGGACCATATTTCCGGTTACCGACGGACGAGCGAACAGTGGGATGGCTAA
- a CDS encoding VOC family protein encodes MEAYPMPMFVKMEVRDIERSVKWYKDVLEFNEVYSLRGEENKMVMAHIRGERYQDLMLIPAGSIVHPQGITINLQWHDVHLTAGRAPDSSIVEGPVDRPWNAREVVLIDPDGYRVTLSEILHSSLSFDEVRQGF; translated from the coding sequence ATGGAAGCATATCCGATGCCCATGTTTGTGAAAATGGAAGTGAGAGATATCGAGCGTTCCGTGAAATGGTACAAGGATGTCTTGGAATTCAACGAGGTGTACAGTCTTAGGGGGGAGGAAAACAAGATGGTGATGGCCCATATCCGCGGTGAAAGATACCAGGATCTAATGCTGATCCCTGCTGGATCAATCGTTCATCCACAGGGAATCACCATCAATCTGCAGTGGCATGACGTACACCTTACTGCTGGGAGAGCTCCGGACTCAAGCATTGTGGAAGGGCCAGTCGATCGACCGTGGAATGCACGGGAAGTCGTCCTGATCGATCCTGATGGCTATAGAGTGACTTTATCAGAAATTCTTCATTCCTCCTTATCGTTCGATGAAGTCAGACAGGGATTCTAA
- a CDS encoding NAD-dependent succinate-semialdehyde dehydrogenase — MEKYALLINGQQTGQDLDTIEVVNPATSDVIATVPNGSTKEAKYAVDAASEAFKSWSKHSAYERSELVRKWHDLIHDNREDLARTMTLEQGKPLKEALGEIDYANGYISWFAEEGKRVYGEQIPATQRDKRMFVTKQPVGVVAVITPWNFPAAMITRKVAPALAAGCTVVIKPAELTPLTAFKLAHLAEEAGIPKGVINVVSGDSKTIGEAWTDDTRVRKLTFTGSTPVGKILMKNSADTMKKISLELGGHAPSIVTQDADIDKAVKGVVASKYRNAGQTCVCTNRIYVHESIVDEFTEKYVAEVKKLKVGNGLDEGIDIGPLIDDRAVDKVKKHIDDAVEKGAEIATGGSVKEGLFFEPTVLTGVTDDMLCMSEETFGPLAPITTFKTEEEAVERANDSIYGLAAYVFTENISRGIAICEQLEYGIVGLNDGGPSAPQAPFGGFKQSGLGREGGHQGMDEYLEVKYISVGL, encoded by the coding sequence ATGGAAAAGTATGCGCTATTGATCAATGGTCAACAAACCGGTCAGGATCTCGACACGATCGAGGTCGTCAACCCCGCCACATCAGATGTGATCGCCACCGTTCCGAACGGAAGCACGAAGGAAGCAAAGTACGCTGTCGATGCTGCTTCTGAAGCGTTTAAAAGCTGGAGTAAACACTCAGCCTACGAGCGGAGCGAACTGGTCCGTAAATGGCATGATCTCATTCATGATAATCGCGAAGACCTCGCCCGTACGATGACATTGGAACAAGGAAAGCCGCTTAAAGAGGCCCTTGGGGAAATCGACTATGCCAACGGCTACATTTCCTGGTTTGCTGAAGAAGGAAAGCGTGTGTATGGAGAGCAGATTCCGGCAACGCAACGCGACAAAAGGATGTTCGTGACGAAGCAGCCAGTCGGTGTCGTCGCCGTCATCACGCCGTGGAACTTCCCCGCTGCGATGATCACACGGAAGGTCGCGCCTGCATTAGCGGCAGGATGCACCGTCGTCATCAAACCGGCTGAGCTCACACCGCTGACAGCCTTCAAACTTGCCCATCTGGCAGAAGAAGCAGGTATACCGAAAGGCGTCATCAATGTTGTGAGCGGAGACTCCAAGACGATCGGGGAAGCGTGGACGGATGATACGCGCGTCCGCAAGCTCACGTTCACAGGCTCAACTCCTGTCGGTAAAATCCTCATGAAGAACTCTGCGGATACGATGAAGAAGATCTCCCTTGAGCTTGGCGGTCACGCTCCTTCCATCGTGACCCAGGATGCGGACATCGATAAGGCCGTCAAAGGAGTGGTAGCTTCCAAATATCGCAATGCCGGTCAAACCTGTGTATGTACCAACCGCATTTATGTTCACGAATCCATCGTTGATGAATTCACCGAAAAATATGTAGCAGAGGTCAAAAAGCTGAAGGTCGGCAACGGACTGGATGAAGGCATTGACATCGGACCTCTCATCGATGACCGTGCCGTGGATAAAGTGAAAAAACATATCGATGACGCCGTTGAAAAGGGCGCTGAAATTGCAACGGGAGGCAGCGTGAAAGAAGGGCTGTTCTTTGAACCCACCGTACTCACCGGCGTAACAGACGATATGCTCTGCATGAGCGAAGAAACATTCGGCCCCCTTGCCCCGATCACCACGTTCAAAACGGAAGAAGAAGCCGTTGAACGTGCCAATGATTCGATCTATGGACTGGCCGCGTATGTGTTCACAGAAAACATCTCCCGAGGAATTGCCATTTGTGAGCAATTGGAATACGGGATTGTCGGGTTGAATGACGGAGGGCCATCCGCTCCTCAGGCACCATTTGGTGGATTCAAGCAGAGCGGACTTGGCCGGGAAGGCGGCCATCAGGGAATGGACGAATACCTGGAAGTGAAATATATTTCTGTCGGATTATAA
- a CDS encoding NADP-dependent oxidoreductase, with protein MKAIVINQYGSKDVLEEKQVEKPAIGDDQVLVENHATSINPIDWKLREGYLKQMLDFEFPIILGWDVAGTISEIGKNVSGYSIGDRVFARPETTNQGTYAEYVPVDAHLLAPMPDSMSYEEAAAIPLAGLTAWQCLVDFGEIKKGDNVLIHAGSGGVGSYAIQIAKSFGAHVATTASGKNEQFVRSLGADEFINYREQDFSELLSDYDLVVDTMGGKVQEDSFKVLKKGGKLVSIAEQPSEDYAADFTTKFLWLEPNGEQLKKLADLYEKGELKPIIGETFDLSEQGLKDAHALSETHHAKGKIIIKVK; from the coding sequence GTGAAAGCAATTGTGATCAATCAATATGGAAGCAAGGATGTTTTGGAAGAAAAGCAAGTAGAGAAGCCGGCAATCGGTGATGATCAGGTGCTGGTAGAGAACCATGCAACTTCAATCAATCCGATCGACTGGAAGCTGAGAGAGGGATACCTGAAGCAGATGCTTGATTTTGAATTCCCGATCATACTTGGATGGGATGTAGCAGGCACCATTTCTGAAATCGGTAAGAACGTCAGCGGCTATTCCATCGGCGATCGGGTATTCGCCCGTCCGGAAACGACGAATCAGGGAACCTATGCGGAGTATGTGCCGGTGGATGCCCATCTGCTAGCACCCATGCCGGATTCCATGAGCTATGAAGAAGCAGCAGCAATCCCACTTGCTGGATTGACGGCCTGGCAGTGCCTGGTGGATTTTGGTGAAATCAAGAAAGGCGATAACGTATTGATCCATGCAGGATCAGGAGGAGTCGGAAGTTATGCCATCCAGATTGCTAAGAGCTTCGGGGCCCATGTCGCCACCACTGCGAGCGGGAAGAACGAGCAGTTTGTCCGGTCCTTGGGGGCAGATGAATTCATCAACTACCGGGAGCAGGATTTCAGCGAGCTCTTATCAGACTATGATCTTGTCGTCGATACGATGGGAGGAAAGGTTCAGGAGGACAGCTTCAAGGTATTGAAAAAAGGTGGCAAGCTCGTCTCCATCGCCGAACAGCCTTCTGAAGACTATGCGGCCGACTTCACAACGAAATTCCTGTGGCTGGAGCCGAACGGCGAACAGCTGAAGAAGCTGGCGGACCTTTATGAGAAGGGAGAACTGAAACCGATCATAGGAGAAACCTTCGACCTCAGTGAACAAGGCTTGAAGGATGCCCATGCCCTAAGTGAAACTCATCATGCAAAAGGGAAGATCATCATCAAAGTGAAGTAG
- a CDS encoding DUF3951 domain-containing protein, protein MELLAFALLPLSVTLLLIIAGIKSFKKKRSPSLFYTPFDGITGQTEVEFHEEQEIPAVDEETGDEPERNHP, encoded by the coding sequence ATGGAGCTGCTGGCATTCGCCCTGCTCCCCCTCTCTGTGACATTGCTCCTCATCATCGCAGGGATAAAATCATTCAAAAAGAAACGGTCTCCTTCGCTCTTCTATACGCCATTTGACGGGATCACCGGGCAGACAGAAGTGGAATTCCATGAAGAACAGGAAATCCCGGCGGTAGATGAAGAGACTGGAGACGAACCGGAAAGGAACCATCCATGA
- a CDS encoding DUF4003 family protein, with the protein MIQDQIDQYEFIYTTLKKRLRWQVSDQRALMLTASIYCTNDHAFDVERFLEISEMIKKETGMFSHLKTQLRFSFAALLDVKSEDPRLQFERLQALYDRLIEAGFKRGIFTHLAALAVLGEEETDSSLPERALALYKRMAKEHLFLTGHSDYPFAVLLATKEQENIVSYIESFYDQLNHEGFRKGNDLQTMSHILSLQEEEGPEALISRVLGVYDALRSEGIRMKPAYYPQVALLSFVKDADCGRVRSVWDNLNRIKAFRWHKDVNFMMAVNFYVSNHLEDSSLATTSLSTTIETLIQAQQTAMIATMSASAVATSSSNDS; encoded by the coding sequence ATGATCCAAGACCAGATCGATCAGTATGAATTCATCTATACCACCTTGAAAAAGCGTCTCCGCTGGCAGGTTTCCGATCAACGGGCACTCATGCTGACCGCCTCCATTTACTGTACGAATGATCATGCTTTTGACGTGGAGCGCTTCTTGGAGATAAGCGAAATGATCAAAAAAGAAACCGGTATGTTTTCTCACTTGAAAACGCAGTTGCGCTTTTCATTCGCTGCCCTTCTCGATGTGAAATCTGAAGACCCACGCCTACAATTTGAACGCCTCCAAGCTCTTTATGACCGCCTCATTGAAGCAGGTTTCAAGAGGGGAATCTTCACCCATCTTGCTGCCCTTGCCGTCCTTGGTGAGGAAGAAACGGATTCAAGCCTGCCTGAACGGGCACTTGCCCTATATAAGCGTATGGCGAAGGAACATTTATTTCTGACCGGCCATAGCGACTATCCTTTTGCCGTACTTCTCGCTACAAAGGAACAGGAGAATATTGTGAGCTATATCGAGTCCTTTTACGACCAGCTGAACCATGAAGGCTTCCGAAAAGGGAATGATCTCCAGACGATGAGCCATATCCTTTCCCTTCAGGAGGAAGAAGGACCGGAAGCCCTGATATCAAGGGTTCTAGGGGTATATGATGCCCTCCGCTCGGAAGGAATCCGCATGAAACCGGCTTACTATCCGCAGGTCGCCCTGCTGTCATTCGTCAAAGATGCGGACTGCGGCAGGGTCCGTTCCGTATGGGACAACCTGAACAGGATCAAAGCATTCAGATGGCATAAAGATGTGAATTTCATGATGGCCGTGAACTTCTATGTGAGCAATCACTTGGAGGATTCTTCCCTCGCCACGACGAGCTTGTCGACGACGATCGAGACACTGATCCAAGCACAGCAGACTGCCATGATCGCCACCATGTCTGCAAGCGCCGTAGCCACAAGCTCGTCCAACGATTCATGA
- a CDS encoding AraC family transcriptional regulator codes for MEMLERLNQCIDYIEKNLDGVIDPDELSALSMYSHHHFQKMFSVISGCPLAEYIRKRRLTVAAQELMVTEAKVIDVALKYGYETPESFSKAFRKLHGVPPSRIRSASVRAYPRLGFKLQITGVNEMNYRMVEKEAFEVAGIGRRMSTQDGENLREIPKFWEQVNRDGIDREICRAANADSIMGVCLHEDRTKDEFTYFIGAENTVATVAYETHTMPAATWAVFEVVGPMPLAIQRVWERIFTEWFPSTGFEHSGGPEFELYPMEDAGAEDFRCEVWVPVKNR; via the coding sequence ATGGAAATGCTGGAGCGGTTGAATCAGTGCATCGACTATATTGAGAAGAATCTGGACGGAGTAATCGATCCGGATGAGCTATCTGCGCTCTCCATGTATTCCCATCATCATTTCCAGAAGATGTTTTCCGTCATCTCCGGGTGCCCGCTTGCGGAGTATATCCGGAAGAGGAGGCTCACCGTAGCGGCCCAGGAACTCATGGTGACAGAGGCAAAAGTGATCGATGTTGCCCTGAAGTATGGATATGAAACGCCGGAGTCGTTCTCGAAAGCGTTCCGGAAGCTTCATGGAGTGCCGCCTTCGAGGATACGTTCAGCGTCTGTCAGGGCGTACCCGAGATTGGGTTTTAAACTTCAGATAACAGGGGTGAACGAGATGAATTATCGCATGGTTGAAAAAGAAGCGTTCGAAGTGGCGGGGATCGGCAGGAGAATGAGCACGCAGGATGGAGAAAACCTAAGGGAGATCCCTAAGTTCTGGGAGCAGGTGAACAGGGATGGGATTGACCGGGAGATTTGCAGGGCTGCCAACGCCGATTCGATTATGGGCGTGTGCCTGCACGAAGATCGCACCAAGGATGAATTCACGTATTTCATCGGGGCTGAAAATACGGTGGCTACGGTAGCCTATGAAACGCATACGATGCCTGCTGCCACTTGGGCGGTATTTGAGGTGGTGGGTCCGATGCCTCTGGCCATACAGCGCGTATGGGAGAGGATCTTCACAGAATGGTTCCCGTCCACGGGATTTGAGCACAGCGGTGGTCCTGAGTTCGAACTGTACCCGATGGAAGACGCCGGGGCAGAAGACTTTCGCTGTGAGGTATGGGTGCCCGTTAAGAATCGTTAA